From the genome of Treponema peruense:
GTACTTTTCAATACAGATGCTTCTGCCCTTGAACTGTTTGTCAAAGAAAAGCTTGGCGGTGTAATTACGCAGTGTGACAGTGAGCGCGAACTTGAACAGAAAGTCAGGGAATCAACGGCTTCGTTTGGTTTTGTTCACTATTGTGATGAATGTAAAAAAACTGTGTACGAGTGCCTTGAAACTCCTGTGACAGAACTTGCAGTAAGCCGTCTTCAGCCTGTTCTCGATGCCTTTATTGCGCAGAATACAGAAATACAGATTGACTACATACACGGAAGCGATGAAGTATTCCGCCTTGGCCAAAAGAAAGGCGCAGTTTCCATACTTCTGCCGCCTGTTGCAAAAGATTCGTTCTTTGACACAATCAACAAAAGCGGCCCTCTTCCAAGAAAGAGTTTTAGTATGGGTGAAGCAAGTGAAAAGCGTTTCTACCTTGAATGCAGAGCGCTGTTCCGCTAGATAATACCAGGCGCATACAGGGATGCATCTTGTGTGCGCTTAATTTTTTGTGATTCTGATTATAAAATACCCGAACTTTTCGGCTTTGGAATCTCCTATTCCGTAACATTCCTTGAGTTCCTGCTGCGACTTCGGCTTTTTTGTCGCTATGTCAAGGAGTGTTTTGTCTCCGAAAATGACATAGGGCGGAACATTGAGTTCGTCTGCCGCCATTCTTCTCCACCGTCTGAGTTCTGCTTCTATGCGTTTTCCTTCTTTATCATCATCAGGAATCTGCTTAGGTGCTTTTCTAAGGACAGCCGTGCTCTTTTTGGGAGAATTTTCATCAAATGACACCGGCAGACGGATCTCTGTTCGTGAACGCAGCGCCTGTTTACCAGCATCTGTTACGTAAAGGACCGAATGTTCTTCTGTTTTTGCAAGAAGACCGTATTCTATAAGACAGTCGCAGAGTTCCAGCCATTTCTGGCGGTCAAGGGTGCGGCCTATTCCCCAGGTGCTTATTTCATTGTGCCCGTTTTCTACAATGCGTGAGGCCTTTGATCCCATAAGAACGTCAATAACGTAATGTGTCCCGAACCGTTCCCCTGTACGAAGTACGCAGGAAAGGAACTTCTGTGCGCAGACAGTCATGTCTTTTTCTTCACCGCCGCCACTGGAACATATATCGCAGCACTGGTCAGTTGTGGCTTCCGTATTGAATTCCCCAAAGTAAGACAAAAGCTGCCGTCTTCTGCATGTGTGGGATTCGGCATATTTTATCATTCCCTGCAAAAGTTTTTCTGACTTTGTTCCGTCTGCATTTTCGCTGAAAAACCATCTTATTTTTCTAATGTCTGCAGGACTGTAGAGAAGAAGTGCTTCTGCGGGGCTTCCGTCACGGCCGGCGCGTCCTATTTCCTGATAGTACTGTTCAACTGACTTTGGCATGTCATAGTGAATTACGTAGCGTACATCGGGTTTGTTTATTCCCATACCAAAGGCAACTGTTGCTACAATCACGTCGGCCCTGTCGCTTATGAATGCTGCCTGGTTGCGGCTTCTCTCTTCGTCAGAAAGTCCTGCGTGGTATTTAAGGGCTTTTATTCCGCTTTCACAGAGGACAGCATGAAGTTCATCTACCTGTCTTCGTGAAAAGCAGTATACTATTCCTGTCTGGCCTTTGTGCGAGCGTATAAAATCAATTACCTGCAGGGGAGGATTGTTTTTTCTTCTTACGTCAAGAAAAATATTCGGCCGATTGAAGCTTGTTACAAGAACTGCCGGGTTTTCCATGCGCAGGTTGCGTACAATGTCATTCTGAACCTGTTTTGTTGCGGTTGCTGTCAGTGCAAGGCATGTTGCCCCTTTGAATTCTTCACGCACCGATGCAATTTCCATATAATCGGGCCTGAAGTCGTGTCCCCATTCGCTTATGCAGTGTGCTTCATCTATTGTAATGCAGCTGAGTTTTACGTTTCTTGAGTGAAGCAGATCGCGTATTCTTTCTGTAGCAAGACCTTCGGGTGAAACGTAGAGAAGTTTTATCTGACCGCGTCTTATTCTGTCGCAGACGGCCGTGTATTCGTTCCATTCCAGTGAAGAATTGATAAAGGCGGCGGCGATCCCAAAAGACTCAAGCTGTGTTACCTGATCCTGCATCAGGGCAATGAGCGGTGAAATTACAACCGTGAGTCCTTCTGACAAAAGAGCAGGTATCTGGTAGCAGAGAGATTTTCCGCCGCCGGTGGGCATTACGGCAAGAGTGTCCCTTCCGTCCAGAACATTCTGGATAACGGTTCTCTGCAACGGCCTGAAACTGTCATAACCGAACACGCTTTTGAGAATCTGTTCCGGTGTACCTTTATAACCGGACTGGACAGAATCATCCTGTTCTACAGAAAAATCATCACCCGTAAATAAAAAAGAAGTCTGTGCCGACAAGTCGCGAATTTTTGCCATAAGCAGATTATAGCCGACTTCGTTCATTTATTGAACCTCCGTTTTGGCATTTTTGGCTTTGGTACTTGAAAATAAATTAAAAATATGCTATAGTATCAAAACATGCCGGCTTGGTGAAATGGTAGACACGAAAGACTCAAAA
Proteins encoded in this window:
- the recQ gene encoding DNA helicase RecQ codes for the protein MNEVGYNLLMAKIRDLSAQTSFLFTGDDFSVEQDDSVQSGYKGTPEQILKSVFGYDSFRPLQRTVIQNVLDGRDTLAVMPTGGGKSLCYQIPALLSEGLTVVISPLIALMQDQVTQLESFGIAAAFINSSLEWNEYTAVCDRIRRGQIKLLYVSPEGLATERIRDLLHSRNVKLSCITIDEAHCISEWGHDFRPDYMEIASVREEFKGATCLALTATATKQVQNDIVRNLRMENPAVLVTSFNRPNIFLDVRRKNNPPLQVIDFIRSHKGQTGIVYCFSRRQVDELHAVLCESGIKALKYHAGLSDEERSRNQAAFISDRADVIVATVAFGMGINKPDVRYVIHYDMPKSVEQYYQEIGRAGRDGSPAEALLLYSPADIRKIRWFFSENADGTKSEKLLQGMIKYAESHTCRRRQLLSYFGEFNTEATTDQCCDICSSGGGEEKDMTVCAQKFLSCVLRTGERFGTHYVIDVLMGSKASRIVENGHNEISTWGIGRTLDRQKWLELCDCLIEYGLLAKTEEHSVLYVTDAGKQALRSRTEIRLPVSFDENSPKKSTAVLRKAPKQIPDDDKEGKRIEAELRRWRRMAADELNVPPYVIFGDKTLLDIATKKPKSQQELKECYGIGDSKAEKFGYFIIRITKN